A segment of the Salipiger abyssi genome:
GCGCCATGGAGGGCGAGCTGGCCCGCTCGATCCAGACCATCGACGGGGTCGAGGCGGCAAGGGTGCATCTGGTGCTGCCCGAGCGCGAGCCGTTCAGCCGCGAACGCGCGCGGCCCTCCGCCTCGGTCATCGTGCGCGGCGCGCGGCAGGTCAGTATGCGGCAGGCGCATGCGATCCGCTCGCTGGTCGCCTCCGCCGTGCCCGATCTTGCGCCGGCGCAGGTCACCGTACTTTCGGCCTCGGGCGAGACCATCCTGGCCGATGATGGCGAGGCGGGCAGCGAGGCATCGCTGCAATCCGCCCGGGCGCAGGTCGAGGACCGGCTTGGCCAGCGCATCGCACAGATTCTGACCGCCCGCGTGGGCGCAGGCAATGCGCGCGTGCAGGTGAGCGTCGATCTTTCGACCGAACGTCAGGTTTTGCAGGAGCGGACCTTCGATCCCGACCAGCGCGTGGTACGCTCCACCGAGACTCGCGAGGAGAGCCGCGAGGATCAGCGCGCCGCCGGTGGCGAGGTCGGCGTGGCCGACGATATCCCCGCCGCGCTCGCCGATGGCGCGCCGGGCACCAACAGCAACAGCTCCAACAGCACCAATGAGATCGTCAATTACGAGATCGGCGGCACAACCTCCGAGATCGTGCGCGAGCCGGGCGAGGTGGAGAAGGTCTCGGTCGCGGTGCTTGTCAACGGCATCTACAACGTTCAGGACAATGGCGAAGTCGATTACCAGGAGCGCAGCGCCGAGGAGCTTCAACGACTCGAAGCGCTGGTGCGCAGCGCCGTCGGGTTCGACGAGGCGCGGGGCGACAGCGTCGAGGTGGTGAGCCTGCGCTTCATGGATTATTCCATGGATGTGGGCGAGCCGGTATCGCGCAGTATCGGTCAGATCCTGTCGGAGAATCTCGGCACCATCCTGCGCGGGCTCTTTGCGCTGGCGCTCGTGGTGGTCGTGCTGGTGCTGGGCGTGCGCCCGCTGCTCAACCGGGCCTTCGCGCAGACCGGCGATGCCGAAGCCGGCGGTGAGCTGCCCGCGCCCGAGGGCACCGCCGCCCTGCCCGCCGCCGCGGCGGAGGGTGAGGCAGGCGCAACCTCCAACGTCACCCATATCCACACCACGCGGCAGGCGGGATCCGACCAGACCGTCTATCACAGCGGCACCGTGCTCGATCCCCTCCCGCCTGGCTCCGAGAACGACATGATCCCCGTCGCCTCGGTCGAGGGTGGCGTGCAGCGTGGCTGGATCAATACGGTGAGCGGGCTGATCGAGCGCGAACCGGATGACGCGATCAAGGTGGTCCGCGCCTGGCTGGCAGAAGGGCCGAGCGCATGAGCTATGTCTTCGACCGTAATTTCGACGCCGAGGACGAGGCCGTCCGGCGTGGCGACACGCCGATTGTCGGGGCGGTCTTTACTCGCGCGGAATATGAAGAGGCGGTCAGGCAGGCCCGTGACGAGGGCTTTCAGGCCGGGTTGCAGCAGGGCCGCGAAGAGGCGGCACAAACCGCGCAGAGCTCGGAATCCGCCCGTCGCCTTGCGGCGTCGGAGGCTGTGATCCCCGCCATGCAGGGGCTCTTTGCCGATGCCGACCGGCATCATGCGGCGCTTGAGGCGCAGATGGTGGATTTTGTGCTGTCGGTCTTTCGCCAGGTCGCGCCGGATGTCAGCGACCGCCTCGCAGACGGTCAGGCGCTGCGCGAGGCAAAGGGTGCTGTGCGCATGGCGCTGGGATCGGCGCGGCTCGATCTCTGGGTTGCGCCGGATGCGCTGGAAAGCGCCAGTGCCGAGCTGGAGCTGGCCGCGCGACAGGCAGGGTTCGGCGGGCGGCTATCGGTCAAATCCGATCCCGAGCTCGATACCGGCGAGGTGCGCGCCGCCTGGGATAACGGCCTGATGGAATACAGCTTTCACGAAATCTGCGCGCGCATCCTCGGCGCGCTCGGGACGGCACGGCAGGAGATCGAGCTGAAGCTCGGGCAGAAACTGGCAGGAGAAGAGTCATGACCGACGAGGCGCAAACCGCCGCGGGCACCGTCGCCGAAGCGGTTGCCGAAGAGGCCGCCGCCGAGCAGGCGGAGGCCAAGCCCGGCGACAGCGGCAAGACCATCGACGCGATGCTGAATGTCGGGCTGAACGTCCAGATTGTTCTGGGCCGCACCCGGATGCCCATCGCACAGCTGCTCAAGCTCAGCCGCGGCTCGATCATCGAGCTCGACAAGAGCATCGGCCAGCCCGTCGAGGTGGTGATAAACGACCGGCTCGTCGCGCGTGGCGATCTGGTCAAGCTGCCCGACGATCGCCTTGGCGTCTCGCTGATCGAGATCGTCAAGGATTACGTGTCCGAAGAATGATCCGACACGGCGGCCTCCTGCGCGCGCTGCCCCTCTGCCTGCTGGCGGCGGGGTTTTGTGCGCTGGCCGCCACGCAGGCACAGGCGCAATCGGCGGGCTCGGACCTGTTGGGCGCCATCGGCGACGCGCTGAGCACCGCGCCGGCGGGATCGGACGAGCGGGCGACGCTCTCGGGCCGGATCATCCAGCTTATCGCCGCGATGACCGTGCTGTCTCTGGCACCGGGCCTGCTGGTGATCATGACCAGCTTTACCCGCTTCGTGATCGTGTTTTCCATGCTGCGCTCGGCGCTGGGTCTGAACCAGACGCCGCCGAATATGGTGCTGACCTCCATGGCGCTTTTCATGACCTTCTTTGTCATGCAGCCGGTCTTTGAGGATGCCTGGGAGGGCGGCGTGCAGCCGCTCATGGACAACGCCATCACCGAAGAGCAGGCGCTCGGCCGGATCGGCGATCCGTTCAAGAGCTTCATGTTCGTTAACACCCGCGAAAAGGATCTTGCGCTGTTCCGCGACATCTCGCAGCGCAGCGACGCGGGCGGCGAGGTGACAGACCCGGCGCCGCTGCCGGAAACCGCAGAAGAGGCCGGCTGGCGCGAGCTGGTGCCGGCCTTCATGATTTCCGAGCTGCGGCGGGCGTTTTCCATCGGCTTTCTCATCTATCTGCCGTTTCTGGTGATCGACCTGATCGTCGCCTCGGTGCTGATGAGCGCGGGCATGATGATGCTGCCGCCGGTGCTGATCTCCTTGCCATTCAAGGTGATCTTTTTCGTTCTGATCGACGGCTGGTACATGCTGGCGGGCAGTCTCATGGAAAGTTACATCCCCCTCGCCGGGGGCGGGTAAGACAGGCAGGAGAGCAGGATCATGGCAGTTGCGAATCTCAAACGCGCCACCTCGTCGGGGGCGAACGCGGCAACCGCCCGGCGGCGCAAGCTGACCGGTCCGCAAAAGGCGGCGATCCTGTTCCTGTGCCTCGGTGAAAAGCGCGGCTCGGCGCTGCTCCAGCAGCTCGACGATATCGAGATTCAGCAGGTCACGCGGGCGATGTCGGGGCTGGGCTCGATCTCCTCCGAGACGGTCGAGCAGGTGCTGAACGATTTCGTCGAGGATATCACCAATGGCGGCGGCGTGGTCGGCTCCTTCGCGGTGGCCGAGAACCTGCTGCGCTCGCTGCTGCCCGGCGAGCAGGTCGAGGGGATCCTGAAGGACATCCGCGGCCCGCTGAAGGAGCGCGATCTCTGGGCACGGTTCGGCGCGCTGTCGGAGAATGTCATCGCCAACTATCTCAAGGGCGAGCATGAGCAGACCATCGCGGCGATCCTGTCGAATGTGAAAACCGACGTGGCGGCCAAGGTGCTGCCGATCCTCGGGCCGGAAAAGATGCAGAACGTGGTCGAGCGGATGATCCGCATGGAGGCGGTGCCGCATCACATGATGAAGCAGATCGAGGAATC
Coding sequences within it:
- the fliF gene encoding flagellar basal-body MS-ring/collar protein FliF, which encodes MFIGLSVVSTPDYVSLYRDLSPAEAGRIVESLEQANISARAEMAGTAVSVPAEDLARARMELAGAGLPSDGTPGWEIFDEASGLGMNSFMQRVNRLRAMEGELARSIQTIDGVEAARVHLVLPEREPFSRERARPSASVIVRGARQVSMRQAHAIRSLVASAVPDLAPAQVTVLSASGETILADDGEAGSEASLQSARAQVEDRLGQRIAQILTARVGAGNARVQVSVDLSTERQVLQERTFDPDQRVVRSTETREESREDQRAAGGEVGVADDIPAALADGAPGTNSNSSNSTNEIVNYEIGGTTSEIVREPGEVEKVSVAVLVNGIYNVQDNGEVDYQERSAEELQRLEALVRSAVGFDEARGDSVEVVSLRFMDYSMDVGEPVSRSIGQILSENLGTILRGLFALALVVVVLVLGVRPLLNRAFAQTGDAEAGGELPAPEGTAALPAAAAEGEAGATSNVTHIHTTRQAGSDQTVYHSGTVLDPLPPGSENDMIPVASVEGGVQRGWINTVSGLIEREPDDAIKVVRAWLAEGPSA
- a CDS encoding FliH/SctL family protein; translated protein: MSYVFDRNFDAEDEAVRRGDTPIVGAVFTRAEYEEAVRQARDEGFQAGLQQGREEAAQTAQSSESARRLAASEAVIPAMQGLFADADRHHAALEAQMVDFVLSVFRQVAPDVSDRLADGQALREAKGAVRMALGSARLDLWVAPDALESASAELELAARQAGFGGRLSVKSDPELDTGEVRAAWDNGLMEYSFHEICARILGALGTARQEIELKLGQKLAGEES
- a CDS encoding FliM/FliN family flagellar motor switch protein, which translates into the protein MTDEAQTAAGTVAEAVAEEAAAEQAEAKPGDSGKTIDAMLNVGLNVQIVLGRTRMPIAQLLKLSRGSIIELDKSIGQPVEVVINDRLVARGDLVKLPDDRLGVSLIEIVKDYVSEE
- the fliP gene encoding flagellar type III secretion system pore protein FliP (The bacterial flagellar biogenesis protein FliP forms a type III secretion system (T3SS)-type pore required for flagellar assembly.), yielding MIRHGGLLRALPLCLLAAGFCALAATQAQAQSAGSDLLGAIGDALSTAPAGSDERATLSGRIIQLIAAMTVLSLAPGLLVIMTSFTRFVIVFSMLRSALGLNQTPPNMVLTSMALFMTFFVMQPVFEDAWEGGVQPLMDNAITEEQALGRIGDPFKSFMFVNTREKDLALFRDISQRSDAGGEVTDPAPLPETAEEAGWRELVPAFMISELRRAFSIGFLIYLPFLVIDLIVASVLMSAGMMMLPPVLISLPFKVIFFVLIDGWYMLAGSLMESYIPLAGGG
- a CDS encoding flagellar motor switch protein FliG, translated to MAVANLKRATSSGANAATARRRKLTGPQKAAILFLCLGEKRGSALLQQLDDIEIQQVTRAMSGLGSISSETVEQVLNDFVEDITNGGGVVGSFAVAENLLRSLLPGEQVEGILKDIRGPLKERDLWARFGALSENVIANYLKGEHEQTIAAILSNVKTDVAAKVLPILGPEKMQNVVERMIRMEAVPHHMMKQIEESLQSDIINAGAQPTTTEQHQRMADLFNKLDRNAFDAMAPALEESIPDTFDAIKAKMFTFEDLVKMDAMDLAKIMRGMPGNTLPTALRGASQAARDAFLNALPARSRDMLQEEMDSMGPVRRREVSAAQSMMLDYARTLADEDQVRLPLSDDEDDEMF